The DNA sequence CTTAAAGCGCCTGAAGGACAATTTGGAAGGCAGGCTCCCAGTCCGTCACAGTAGGATTCAGAGACAAGTTTTGCCTTGCCGTTTACAAGCTGCAGTGCACCTTCATGGCATGTGTTCACACAAGTACCGCATCCTGTGCATTTTTCTTCATCTATTCTTATAACTTTTTTCATTCATAATCATCCTTTCTAGTTTAATTTATAAATAAAATAGTTTTTAATCAGTTAAAGAAACAATCTTAATTACATTGCTTGTTAATTCATGCTAATTATATTAAAATATCAAATATAAATCGGTATCCCTGGTTACCGAAATAAATGTAAAGAGGTTTAAAATGCTAAAAAGAATTAATGAAATAGAAGATTTAAATAAATATACAAGCATTTTGATAAAATCCATTTTATTTAAGGGGATAGGGAAAGATGAGATTAGTTCAATGATATATTGCCTTGATCCCAAGATATGTACTTACAAAAAGAATGAATATATAGCTTTGGCTGGAGACAGGTATATCGGTGTAGGAATATTGGTTAATGGTTCGGCGAGTATATCAAAAGAAAAGTTTTCAGGATCAAGAATTATAATGAAAATAATTGAACCCGGAGAGTTATTTGGTGAAATCATTGCTTTTTCTAATGAAGCAAACTGGCCGGTTACAATACAGGCTCTGGAAGAGAGTACCGTATTCTTTTTTGGTAAGGATAAGATTACAGGTTCATGTTCAAGGAACTGTCCCTGGCATATGTTAATTATAGAGAATATGCTGAGGATTGTGTCTGAACGAGCTATATTACTTAATAAAAAGGTTGAGTATTTATCTATAAAAAGTATAAGGGGTAAAATTAGTACATATTTACTTGAACAATATAAAAAAACTGGGAACAAGATATTCATGCTTCCATTAAAACGGGTTGAGATGGCTGAATTTTTAAATGTGTCCAGGCCTTCCATGTCAAGAGAAATGTGCCGCATGAGAGACGAAGGAATTATTGATTTCCATAGGTCTTCTGTCAGAATAATCGATTTGGATGCTTTAAAAAAAATGGCAGAAAGTTAACCCTGATTTATAACTCCAAAATTAGGTTATAGAGTTCGGAAGGGCTGTCAACAATGTAATCAGGATTACGGGAAAGAAGGAGATCCTTCGAATCATAGCCCCATGTAACAGATATTATTTTGATTCGGGATTTTTTACATGCAATGATATCACGATATTCATCCCCAATGTATATCACTTCCTCTTTTTTCAGATGCCGTTTTTTTAAAAGCTTGTTTATTGACTTGGATTTATCAAAAAGTCCTTTTGAAGTATAAATATCTTCAAATATATCTGCATTCTTGCTTTTCAGAAAGTGATTTATATTTTGAACTGAGTTTGATGATATCATTAAAAGCTTATAACCTTTATTTTTTAATTTATAAAGAACTTCCTCCATGCCATCCATCCATTGTATTTTATCAACATGATGCTTAATCTTGTCCTGGATAATTAAGCTTAAGGATGGTAATTTGTAAAGAGGTATACCCATTTTTTTGCATCTTTCTTTGATAGTCATGGATGACATGGACCTAATTGTATCCATGTCAATTTTAGGCTTATTTAATTGTTCAGCCAATTCATTGCATAAATTAAGATAAAGTGATGCAGAATCTACAATTGTACCATCAAAATCAAAAATAAGATATTTTATCAATTATTCACTTCCTTGCAGAGATTAAGTTATATGCAATAAATTAATGTTTTGCGGCGTTATTAGAGCGATAACCGGTAAAAAATATTATAGCATATTCAGGGGATTTTACAACTACGAATGAGGATAAAGCCGTTTTATCATTGAATCATGGGCATCTGTTTCAAAATTATCATCTATTCTGTCAAGTTTATTAAAATCTTTATATTTTTGTTTTAATGCAGTTTTTAGGAGATGGTCAGCCAGCCATGGATTCTTAGAGAGCAGGCTTCCGTGCGAATAGGAACAGAAGGTGTTTTTATAGATGGCTCCTTCATACTTGTCTTCTCCATTATTTCCATAACCTACAATTACTTTCCCAAGTGGAGAAACACCTGAGCCAAGATATGTCCTGCCGGAATGGTTTTCAAATCCTACGATTTTACCGTCAAACCCGTCGGTTTTTAAAAAGTCACACTCAAATACTATATTTCCAACCATCCGTTCCCTGCTTCCAATAGTCCAGAAATCCAATGCACCAAGAAACTTTATTTCTTCTCCTTCCCATGTTCTGTAATATTTGCCAAGAAGCTGATAACCTCCGCATATGCAAAGAAAAACCTTATCATTGTTAATTGCATTTTTAATTTCAGTACCCTTTTCTAAAATAAGATCTTTTTGAATGATCTTTTGTTCATAATCCTGACCGCCTCCTATGAAAACAATGTCATAGTCTTCAGGAATAAAAGCATCACCGATAGAAATCTTTTTAATTTCAACTGATATATTTCTCCACAAAGCACGCTGCTTTAGAACTATAACATTACCTTTGTCGCCATACATATTAAGAAGGTCCGGATAGAGATGGCATATAGTAATTTTATACATTGTTATTTTCAGAACTCCTTTAATTTGAACTTTTGTGCCAGAAGTTTTCTAATTTCCAGCATAGCTGTATAATTAGGCAGTATATATAAATCTCTATCTGTATCTAAGTTATTGATGCATTTATCTATCAGATAATCATAATCATCAACCACATGTATTTTGTGAGTGCTAAAACCAGCGTATTTCAAACGAACTGCCATATCGCGTCCTCTTGTACCTGAAACAAAAATGTTATTAATTCTGTCCTCGGTGGATTTAAACTTTTCAAAGTCCACATCCCACAACCAGGAAATATCCGTACCGTCTGCCAGACCATCGTTTATTAAAATCATAATGTCCTTATCATTTTCTTCTGAAATAAGAAAGTTAATTACCTGGTTAAATCCCACCGGGTTTTTCACTAAAATAATATTTATATTTCTTTTATTTGTTTT is a window from the Clostridiaceae bacterium genome containing:
- a CDS encoding Crp/Fnr family transcriptional regulator, translating into MLKRINEIEDLNKYTSILIKSILFKGIGKDEISSMIYCLDPKICTYKKNEYIALAGDRYIGVGILVNGSASISKEKFSGSRIIMKIIEPGELFGEIIAFSNEANWPVTIQALEESTVFFFGKDKITGSCSRNCPWHMLIIENMLRIVSERAILLNKKVEYLSIKSIRGKISTYLLEQYKKTGNKIFMLPLKRVEMAEFLNVSRPSMSREMCRMRDEGIIDFHRSSVRIIDLDALKKMAES
- a CDS encoding HAD-IA family hydrolase, which gives rise to MIKYLIFDFDGTIVDSASLYLNLCNELAEQLNKPKIDMDTIRSMSSMTIKERCKKMGIPLYKLPSLSLIIQDKIKHHVDKIQWMDGMEEVLYKLKNKGYKLLMISSNSVQNINHFLKSKNADIFEDIYTSKGLFDKSKSINKLLKKRHLKKEEVIYIGDEYRDIIACKKSRIKIISVTWGYDSKDLLLSRNPDYIVDSPSELYNLILEL
- a CDS encoding glutamine amidotransferase, with the protein product MYKITICHLYPDLLNMYGDKGNVIVLKQRALWRNISVEIKKISIGDAFIPEDYDIVFIGGGQDYEQKIIQKDLILEKGTEIKNAINNDKVFLCICGGYQLLGKYYRTWEGEEIKFLGALDFWTIGSRERMVGNIVFECDFLKTDGFDGKIVGFENHSGRTYLGSGVSPLGKVIVGYGNNGEDKYEGAIYKNTFCSYSHGSLLSKNPWLADHLLKTALKQKYKDFNKLDRIDDNFETDAHDSMIKRLYPHS